Genomic window (Candidatus Acidiferrales bacterium):
TTTGACGACCGTTTTGAAATATTCAATCAAACTCAATAACCAACCATCAAACAGAAGGGACAAACTATGGACAAAAAGCACGAAAACAGGAACACGATGTACGAGGCGGTGGATCAATTCTTCATCGAGAAGAAACCTGCGGGGCCAATGATCACGGCGCTTGCCGATGAGATCACCGCGCTTCACAATGTCGTGGCCAGCATCAAGTCAAAGGACGAAGAACTTATTGCGGCGGTCAAAGGCGGCAAGACGGAGGCAAAGGCCAGTGCACGTGATTCGATGCTCAACCTGCTCTACCGGATCATTGCAAACCTGAGATCGATCGCGCGGAAAACCGGCGATTCGGCGCTGCAAGACCTGACCGATATATCCGATTCCAGGGTAGCCATGAAAAGAGACACGGAGCAGCGTGATTTCGCGAACGCGATACTAAAGGCTGCGGTGGCAAATGCTTCGAAGCTGACAGCCTACGGCGTGGACGACGCGATGCTTGCGGACCTGAAGAGCCGCATCGACACATTCGGAGGAATGATAGGTTCGCGGGAAGCCGGGTCGTCTGAAGCGTCAACGATAAGGCAAGCCCTGTACGGCCTGTTCGTTCAAGCAGACGCTATTCTCGACGACATGGACGACACGATGCGGTCATACGAAAGTACCGACCCCGATTTCTATAACGAGTACAATTTGCTCAGGCCTGTGAAAGCGACGGGGATAAGACACAAGCACCCGCCGCAGCCGACGACCAAACCTCAGGCGGCAGGGACGAAGTAACTCTCTTCTAGTTTCCACGCTCCGCGTGGGAACTAGATGCCCCCTGTCCCCCTCTCTAACCTGTTAGAGAGGGGGACTAAGGAGGTGAGTTGGTAGCGAGACAGGAAGGAACATTTCGATGCCATCGCCGCCTGCGAAGTGGCGGTCCGCCTTTTCCTCTTCGCCTACTTCATCAACACCATCGCCTGGAGGGTTTGAACATTTTAAAATTGAATTTTATCTTTCAAGCGAAAGGAGATCGCCGGATGACAAAACTGCTTGAAAATGCAATATCAAGGATAAAGAGGCTGTCTGAGGACGAACAGGATAGCATGGCGCAGATCATCCTGGAAGAACTCGATGACGAAAAGCTGTGGAACGAACAGTTTGCTAATTCGCAGGACAAACTCGCTGCCATAGCAAAAAAAGTCAAAGAAGATATAGCCGGAGGGCGAACGACAAAGGCCGGTTGGGATGAGTTGTGATCTCCTCTCTGACTGAGGATTTTCGCAAATGTTTTTACCAGCTTCCTGAGTAAGTTAAGAGTCAAGCAAGGAAGACCTACAACATATGGGCAACTGATCCTTTTCACAAGAGTCTGCAATTCAAGAAGGTTCATACGGAAGAAGAGGTTTGATCTGTGAGGATAGGAAAGCAATGGAGAGCCCTCGGCTTAAGAGATGGGGATAAAGTTACATGGTTTTGGATCGGCTCTCATTCGGACTATGACAAGCTCCTCTCGCAGTTCTGAGTTTCAATTTCCTTTTTTACAATCCCACCCTTTATTCTGCCCCGCAATCTGAAAATCACAAACAAAACAACGACTGTCATGCCAGCGAAAGCTGGCATCCAGAGCTAAAGACTGGTTTCCGGCTTTCGCCGGAATGACCACGAGAACGAAACTGAGCCAGTGCCAAATTTCTTTATCGAGACGAACTTCTCTCCGTTGTTTCCTTCAGCTGCGATGCTGTAGAAATACATTGCGTCCGGATATACTCACCCTCTCCGATGGAATTTACCCCCGCATATAACTCGTGTGCGGTCGGTTTCCCCCCTCTCTAAACTTAGAGAGGGGGATCAAGGGGGTGAGTAAGACCCTACTTCATCAACACCAATTTCTTTATCGAAACGAACTTCTCTCCGTCATTCCCTTGCGCTGCTATCCTGTAAAAGTAAACTCCACTCGCAAATCTGTCCATGTATATGTTCTCGTCGTATCTTCCGGCATTCATTGTCCCATAGTTGTACTCGAGAACTCTCTGTCCGAGTACATTGTAAATATCCAGGGCAACACTCGATTGTTCCTTTAGGTCAAATCGTATCGTGGTACTTGGGTTGAACGGGTTTGGATAGTTCTGGTAAAGAGCATAAGATTTCGGAACGTCAACGGTCACGGAAAGAGTCGTTAAGTCACTCGTTGCCATTGATTGTGAGTTGACGCTCTGGATCTTGTAATTGTAAGCGGCTCCCGACTTCACTTTCGTATCGACAAACTGGTACGCTCTCCCAGTCGTGCTTGTGCCAAGTCCTTTCAAACCGTCGTCTGTCTTGTAGTTTGCGATTGTTTCCCAATCCGCAATACGCAATCCGACATCCGAAATGCTTTGCCTTAGCACATTGAATCCCGCGTTATTGACTTCCGATTGTGTGCTCCATGAAAGCGTAACCGAACCGACATCGGATGTTGCATTGAAGTCCGTCGCCTGAACGGGAAGTGAAACGTCTCCCGGGTTATCCATGCCGGCGAAATTGTAGGAGTCTGTTCCTTCAACCGACTGGAAAAGTCCGCCTATATACACTCTCTTATTTGTGAATGAGAGCGCAATAGCATCGACGTAATCGTCTCCATTCGGATTCAATTTCGGATCCCAGCTTGTCGCATTACCTGATGCATCTATCGCCGCAATGCAGCCCCTCGTCACAGTTAGGCCCGCGAGAGTCCTGAACCATCCAGCCGCATAGACTGTCGAGCCATCTACGGCAAGAGCAAGTACGGAACCGTCCGCATTCGGATTCCATCCTTTCAGAGTGCCATCCGCATCTATCGCTGCAATGTAACTTCTCGTCACAGTTAGACCCTCAAGCATCGTGAAGTCTCCACCCGCATAAATCGTGTTACCATCGGAAGAAACCGCGAGTGCCAAAACATCGCCGTTCGCATTCGGATTCCAAGTTGTGATGGCTTTTCCATAGGTTATGCTGCTCGGATTTGCATCTATCGCAGCGATGCCGTTCCTCATCGCACCGCCAATGGTCCCCGTTCCCAAGAAACCACTAAAGTCCCCGAAGCCTCCGCCCGCATAAACCGTATTGCCATCGGGAGAAAGCGCAAGCGCAAAGACACCGCCGTTCGCATTCGGATCCCAGCCTGTGGCTGCGCCAGTGCCTGTTGCAGCTATGGCTGCAATGTAATTCCTCGTCGAGTCGCCAACGTTCGAGAAACCTCCACCACAATAGATAATTGTGCCATCTGGAGAGACCGCAAGTGCATAGACGTCGGCGTTCGCATTCGGGTTCCATGGTGTCGCACTACCAGTTGACGCAGATATTGCTGCGATGTAATTTCTCGTCTGTGCCCCAACACTTGTGAAGCTTCCACCTGCATAAACCGTATTGCCATCGGGAGAAAGCGCAAGAGCAGAAACAGTACTGTTCGCATTCGGATTCCAGCTTGTCACATTTCCTGTTGATGCATCCACGGCTGCGATATTATTTCTCGTCTGTCCGCCGACACTCGGGAAAGCTACGCAGGCATAGACTGTTGAGCCAGAGACTGCAAGAGCCCCGACATCACCGCCCGCATTCGGATTCCAGCTTGTCACAGTACCTGTAGATGCATCTATAGCTGCTATACGATTTCTGGCTACTGCTCCACCCGCAAGAGTCGTGAAATCTCCACCCGCATAAACGGTTGACCCGCCTGTCCCATTGGGAGAGACGGCAAGAGAAAATACGGGGCCGTTCACATTTGGATCCCAGTTTGTCGCATTACCTGTAGATAAGCTTATAGCTGCGAGTTGATTCCTCGTCGAGTCGCCAACTTTCGTGAATCCTCCACCGCAATAGATAATCGTGCCATCAGCAGAAAATGCAAGTGCAGTTACAATATTGTTCACATTCGGATTCCAGCTTGTCGCATTACCCGTCGATGCGTCTATCGCTGCGATGTGATTTCTGTCGGCACCGCCAATGCTGCCAGTACCGTTGAAACGTCCAACCGCATAAACTGTCTTCCCGTCGGAGGAAACCGCAAGCCCAAAGACATCATCGTTCGCATTGGGATCCCAGCTTGTCGCATTACCCGTGGATGCGTCTATAGCGGCTATATGATTTCTGGTTACCGTTCCACCCGCGAGAGCCGTGAACCATCCAGCCGCATAAACCGTATCGCCATCGGGGGAGGTCGCAAGAGCATAGACCCAACCGTTCGCGTTTGGGTTCCAGCTTGTCGCTGAGCCAGTACCTGATGCGGATATGGCTGCGATGTAATTCCTGTCCGCACCGCCGATGGTCACTCCAGGAACGCCACCGTCATTGAATTCTCCACCCACATAAACTGTTGATCCGGAGACTTTAAGCGCCCAAACTGTATCGTGCGGATTCGGATCCCAGCTTGCGTCGACACTTTTGTCCGCGTTGATATGTGCGAGATTGAAGAGTTTTATGCCACCAACAGAGGTAAAACTTCCGCCGATATACCATCCCCCTGACCCGTCCGGTGCCGCAGCAAAAACTTCTCCGCTTACATACGGGAAGCCCGATTCCACATTTCCTGTTGCAGTATCAAGAGCAACTCCATAGCCGGTATTGGGTCCGACGTAACTGAACACCCCGCCAAGATAGATGAGGTTGTGTTTTGCATCAAAAAGCAGTTCATACACCTGGTCATTTGTAATCGGAAGATTCGTTTGAAGTGTGGTTGTTCCATCATCAACCGTTTTCCTGTTCCCCGGAGAAATCATGGTGGATACCAATTTGCCGCTGCCTGACTTACTCGCGGAAGGCATTCGCTGAAATTTTCCATCCGCCTCGTAAGCACTATTTAAGTGATGGTGGTACCCCCAAAGGGAATCCTCCTTGGTTTGCCGCATCATCCATGGGGATGTGCCATTTGTCGTCTGCGCAATTGCCATGGAATAGACAAATGCCAGCGACAGGGCTAATAACGTCATTCCCGAATGTTTCAGTCGGGAAAAAGACTTAATGTAACGAAAATATCTCATGATGTTTCTTCCGGACTCTTTGTTATGAATAATATTTTCCTAACAGCGAAGCAGGCGAAGTTAGCCTTCCGAAGACTTCTAACGTCGCAAAGTTCCTGGTTTCGCTCCCCGACTTTGTGTCACGGCTTTATAAAAAAGCATTACTGTCTTTCCGGACGCCCCCGAGCGGAAATGACATAAATGTGGTTCGTCAATTTCGGATACCCGCTAAAGCAGGTGGATCAGTTAGTGCTGCTCAATCTACTTTTTCGGGACTATGTCAAGAATCTATATAAAAAGCCTTAAGGCTGCTAAACTCCGCCTTTAACCAATGGAGACGGA
Coding sequences:
- a CDS encoding T9SS type A sorting domain-containing protein — encoded protein: MRYFRYIKSFSRLKHSGMTLLALSLAFVYSMAIAQTTNGTSPWMMRQTKEDSLWGYHHHLNSAYEADGKFQRMPSASKSGSGKLVSTMISPGNRKTVDDGTTTLQTNLPITNDQVYELLFDAKHNLIYLGGVFSYVGPNTGYGVALDTATGNVESGFPYVSGEVFAAAPDGSGGWYIGGSFTSVGGIKLFNLAHINADKSVDASWDPNPHDTVWALKVSGSTVYVGGEFNDGGVPGVTIGGADRNYIAAISASGTGSATSWNPNANGWVYALATSPDGDTVYAAGWFTALAGGTVTRNHIAAIDASTGNATSWDPNANDDVFGLAVSSDGKTVYAVGRFNGTGSIGGADRNHIAAIDASTGNATSWNPNVNNIVTALAFSADGTIIYCGGGFTKVGDSTRNQLAAISLSTGNATNWDPNVNGPVFSLAVSPNGTGGSTVYAGGDFTTLAGGAVARNRIAAIDASTGTVTSWNPNAGGDVGALAVSGSTVYACVAFPSVGGQTRNNIAAVDASTGNVTSWNPNANSTVSALALSPDGNTVYAGGSFTSVGAQTRNYIAAISASTGSATPWNPNANADVYALAVSPDGTIIYCGGGFSNVGDSTRNYIAAIAATGTGAATGWDPNANGGVFALALSPDGNTVYAGGGFGDFSGFLGTGTIGGAMRNGIAAIDANPSSITYGKAITTWNPNANGDVLALAVSSDGNTIYAGGDFTMLEGLTVTRSYIAAIDADGTLKGWNPNADGSVLALAVDGSTVYAAGWFRTLAGLTVTRGCIAAIDASGNATSWDPKLNPNGDDYVDAIALSFTNKRVYIGGLFQSVEGTDSYNFAGMDNPGDVSLPVQATDFNATSDVGSVTLSWSTQSEVNNAGFNVLRQSISDVGLRIADWETIANYKTDDGLKGLGTSTTGRAYQFVDTKVKSGAAYNYKIQSVNSQSMATSDLTTLSVTVDVPKSYALYQNYPNPFNPSTTIRFDLKEQSSVALDIYNVLGQRVLEYNYGTMNAGRYDENIYMDRFASGVYFYRIAAQGNDGEKFVSIKKLVLMK